AGCATGTCTTATATCCATAATATATGCTTACCCTATCAAATAGTGACAAGTTAATAAAAATAAAAGAGCAGCTAGCAAAAGCTAACTGCTCGGCTCCAATGGGGGGACTGGAGAAAGATTATTGTATCTACAGTATTGACAGAATATTGAATTTTATTCAAACGGAAATGTTTATTAGGGAAGTCACACCAAAATCTTTGTTATTAGCCATGTGACTCCTATAAGAATTAAAAATTCAAAGGATATTAGAAATGCGTTTTTCTGTGGCTTTTTAAATTCTTTTATCAAAGCGAAAAATGCACTAATTCCTGCAAGAATAAAAATAATGAGTCTCAATGTATCTGGCATGTTCAACACTCCTAAAATTTAGTTAATTAAATTATAAAGTGAATTCTTTTTGTGTTAAAAAATGTTATTTAAAATTAAGGGGAAATTAAGCTCAATTTAAACAAAATAATCCTTTTAATAGAAAGCGAGGAACAAGTTAAAAAGGTTTCGAAAATGATTAAAATAAGATCAATTATCCTAGGTGCTGCCGTGATCGGTTTAGCGTCTTATTTGTTGTTAAGGAAAGATAAGGGGTGAGGGGGTCGACCAAGAGGCATGTAATTTTGGGCCATAGATTGTATTTTATCTCCATTAATAGATTGTAGTGTAACTGACTTTAAAACTTGAAGATTAGATATGAATATTATTACTCTAAAATACAGAATATAGACTAATAAACAAGCTGTTTTTTGTTTTTAATCATAGAATATGATGAATCCTATTGTGAAGAGGAGGTAATCATATCTATGAGATGTAATTGTCATTTTAATCGCTTTCGAGATTGCGGTAGATTTTGGGATAACTTAATGTTCTGTAGATGCAGACATAGAGATTGTGATGACCGTCGTTGTAGACGCGACTGTGATTGCGATGATTGTCGTCGTAGACGTAAACATGATCGTGATTGTGATCGCGATGAGCGTCGAGAGTGGTAAATTTTTTTGAAAGAGTGCTTTTCTTCAAAGCACTCCTTTTTGTTTATGGATTTTCTGAATTCTTTATTGATAGTAGTTATTTAATAGAAAGAATGTAGTTGTAATTCAATTTAAGGGCTAACAAAACAAACGAACACAACGAACAAAAATAGAGGAGGGAATTATGGATTCTAAAGTAACGTTTACTATGCAAATGAATGGTGAGAGTAAAGATGCAACTGCATATGTGAGTTGAATTACCAATTTAATACAGTAGAGAAAATGGTTTGTTCCTATTGGTCAAAGTCTAGAAAAAATCATTTATCATGATTTTGATGAAACACCACACATGGCAATTGGATGAAGAATTTAGTAAATTGAAAAAAGTTTTATAAATTGCACACCTTTTGAACTAGGCAAGCATATATTGAAGTATGGGACAAGCGTAAATCGCTTTTTTCATACTCATTGAAAACTCCTTATCACGAAAGAGCACTGTCGAGTGCTCTTTTTAATTTGGAATATATACATAGGTGAAAAAGCTTGGAGAAGTCATTTCATGCACAAAATGAAATGTATGAAAATATAATGGGAAAATGTAGGGAAGACATAAATGTTATTATTTTACAAGTGGGTATTGATGTCCGTGAATCCATGATAAATAAGATGATTCTAATATAGGTGGATGAATAATATGAATCCAAGAAATTTAACGGTTACGGGAGCATGGTTTCAAGTAGGTGGAAATACGATAGCTGCCATTGGAACTACAAGAGGGTTTATAGGAGAAGAAAATGTTGAAGAACCACTTGTAATTGTAGGTGGATCATTACAAGCTCTTGGATATATACTGCAATTGATAGCGTTAAAAGATTCCTTTGAAAAACAAGGGATGAAAGTAGAAGAAACTGCACTGAGTAAAGAGGAACAAATGAAACAAAGAAATAAATCTTTGGAGAAAACAGGGATTGAATTATTAGCTTTAGGGAATGTTTCAAATGTAATAGGAACGTTTTTTAATATACAAAAAGAAATGGAAGAGAATGATTATCTCATTATCACAGGAAATAGTCTACAGTCTATTGGTGCATTTGTAGGGGTAGAGGTGGCACTGAATGAGGAGCCTGAAATTCCATGGTTGATTGTAGTGGGTAATTCACTACAAACGCTAGGAGCTGGATTGCAAGCATTTCAAGGCATACACAACATATCCAAGGAAAACCAAATGATTGAGAAAAATGATAGAGAAAAAGAAGATGAGAGATTCGTTGGACTAATTGGTATTTGGATACAAGCAATCGGTACAGCAGTTTCAGCAATTGGAATCACACAAATGATAGAGGATTGAGTTTGAAACTTTAGCTATCGAGAAATTAGTATGAAGATTCATATGAATGGAAGGAAATATTTCATTCTCTTTTAAGGTCGGACAAGGACTTTAGGGAGAATTATTTTCTATAGCTCAATTTTTGGTAATTTAAAAGAATAAAAGATGTTTTATAGTGTAGGTTTTTCTTCTTTCCTGTCGAAGATGTAATAAAAGGGAGGTAGTAAAATGGCACAGTTTGAAGTTGGAAAAATCACTTATTTAGGAGAGAGAAAAGAAGAAATAGATTTTCGAATAGCTTATGTAAGGATTGATGACTATTTAGACTGGGAAGTCATTATACGTGGAACTACTGATAAAGATACAATTTTTATTGAAATAATGAAGAAAAATGAGCAACCAGTATTTGAATTTATTACTACTGAAGGTGAAGTTCTTCAAGGTAGGACAAAAATAGTGAAATTTATCCCGAAATTAATTGATACAGAAATTGATTTATTTGGTATTGGAAAGTTAAATGGTTATGAAATAAAAAGCGTCCAATAGGACATAGCCATCAAGTTAAGACTATGTATAATTTTCAACAAAAACAACCAACGCGTCTAATCATCTATAAATTAACAGAATCTGAACATACAAAACGATTAGAACGGCATAAAAAAGAAAAACGACGAATGCCTAAATACGCGAGTGGTATCAACTTGTTTATTACAAAGATAAATGAAACTGACATGACGGCGCATAAAATTTATCAATTCTATTCTCTTCGTTGGCAAGTTGAAATTTTATTTAAAACATGGAAATCTATTTTTGGTATTCATGCGGTAAAAAAGATAAAACTCGAGCGATTCCAGTGCCATTTATATGGACAGTTAATTGCGCTATGTCCAACAAGATACTTCTCATTTGAAGGGATCNNNNNNNNNNNNNNNNNNNNNNNNNNNNNNNNNNNNNNNNNNNNNNNNNNNNNNNNNNNNNNNNNNNNNNNNNNNNNNNNNNNNNNNNNNNNNNNNNNNNTTCCGCATCCGTTTAAGTCAGGGGAACGTCTCTATTACACTGGGGACAAAGCAAGTTATCTGCCTGACGGTGATCTCCGGTTCCATGGTCGTATGGATGACCAAGTAAAGATTCGTGGTTTCCGGATTGAACTGGGAGAAGTTGAAGCAACTTTGCAGGCGCATTTGTCCGTAAAAGAAGCTGTTGTACTGGTAAGAGAGGATCATCCAGGAGACAAACGATTGGTAGCTTATGTAGTTGGTGAAGGAAGTGTAAATGAATGGCGGGAGCATCTGAAAACACATTTACCGAATTATATGGTTCCTGCACACTTTATTGAGGTAGACGCGATTCCGCTTACAACAAATGGGAAGGTTGATCGAAAGGCACTGAACAGCTTAACGATTCAAAAAGAAAGTACCTTTTCTACACCAATTATCCCACGGGATGAAATCGAGTATCAGCTGATTAGAATCTGGCAGGATGTGCTACAGATAGAAGATGTCCATGTAAACGATGATTTCTTCGATAGAGGGGGTCACTCTCTCCTGGTAATCAAATTGATTTCAAAGGTCAGAGAGAAATTTGGAAAAGAGATTAAGGTGTCCGCACTGATTGAGAACCCGACAGTGGAAGAAATCGCTTGTCTCATCCGTGACAATCATGGTATGGAAAAATCGTTATCGGTTCTGGTTCCATTACAAGAGTCAGAGAAAAGGCCTTTCTTCTGTGTTCATCCGTTTATGGGTAATGTATTCTGTTACATTCAGCTAGCAAGGTTACTCAAGGATCACTGCTCATTTTATGGTCTACAGAATCCTCTCGTAGAGAAAGAAGGAATGGACGGGTTGACTTTGTCGGAAGTAGTTCAACTCTACATCGAGGAAATGAAGCGAGTTCAGCCAGAGGGGCCGTATCGTCTGGGAGGATGGTCTCTGGGCGGTGCCATCGCCTATGAAATCGCAACTATACTACGGAACCAGGGAGAAGAAGTTGAGATGTTGGTACTCATGGATACCAAGGTACCTTCAGAACAGGATCACAAGACAGAGGATGATATGCTTTCTTATATATTGAAGCATTTCATCCATTTAGATCTAGTAGAGCAGGGAGAAGAACTCGTTCATCAACAGGACATGCTTGTTGATCAGTTGATCGTGGAAGGAGTGCTCCTGCCTGATGCGGATCTTACGAGTCTAAAGCAGATTATCAATGCCCACAGGAAGGGTCTAAATTTAATGGCAGAACATGTTTTAACGCCATATTTTGGGGAGGTCATCTACTTCAGTGCTGAAGAAGGTAGAGATTTATTCACGGATTGGAGGCCGTTATTACAGGGGAAAGTGAATAAGTATTCGGTGCCTGGGTCGCACGAAGAGATTGTCTTCTCCCCAGCAGTGGAAAAGATAGCCAAATGTCTCGTAAATGAATTAGAAGGGATAGAGGGAGCGTACCTTTCGTTAACCACAAAGTAGAGTGTCTAGAAAGATACAACTTTATGAACATAAATTTTCACTATCAAAGGTATTATTTGTGAATAGTGATGTGAATGCAAAAAAAGCCGCTTAATGACTGTACATCAAATTTGAGACATTACGAATATATCAATAGCAGCACTGTATAGGGTTCTGGTGCAATAGAGACATAGAAACATACATGGACAGTTCAATGACAGATTATGATGCAATTACCCTGAAGTTTCTGCACCAGAACCGAGTATCTTAATTATATTTCCAGGTGAAAATTGTATATTTACATTAATATGTAAATATACAATTTTTTTGATTTATATGTATTTCAAGGGTGTTACGTAATACATAAGATTTTACATCTCTAAAAAGGAAGTGATTTATAATACGAATTCACGCTGTAAAAATACCAAAGAATATTGATAATGATTTGTTTAATCAGTTTAGTAATTTGATTTCAAATGAGAAAAGAGAACGAATAAAGCGTTTAATAAAATTGGACGATATTAATAGGATATTGATAGGAGATTTGTTAGTCCGTTCTTTAATCTGTGAAAAATATAAAATTAATAATGACGAAATTAAATTTGTATATAATAAGCACAGAAAACCTTTTGTTAAAAATTTTTCTGATTTTCATTTTAATATTTCGCACTCAGGAGAATGGGTGGTTTGTATTACTGCTAATTCAAATGTTGGTATTGATATAGAAAAAATTTCAGAAATAGACGCTCTTAAATTAGCACAAGAATTCTTCTCAGAGGAAGAATTTCATGATTTATCTAATATAAATTCTGATGAACAAATTAGTTATTTTTTTGATCTTTGGACGTTAAAAGAAAGTTATATAAAAACTATTGGGAAGGGGCTTTATATCCCGTTAAATTCATTCTCCATAAAAAAAGAAGCTCAAAATTCAATTTCATACAAGAACATACCTCGAAATTTTCACTTTAGACAATATAATATTGAGCCTAATTATAAGATGTCTGCTTGTGCAACACTAGATGAGTTACCAAAGGAGATAATAATTAAAGATATTTATATAATTTGCCAGAATATAAACAAATTTTAATCGAAGGAGACAGTAATGACGAAGATTAAACTTTTTTGTTTGCCACATGCTGGGGGATCTGCGTTTAATTACTCAAAATGGAAAA
This sequence is a window from Bacillus pseudomycoides DSM 12442. Protein-coding genes within it:
- a CDS encoding DUF6944 family repetitive protein translates to MNPRNLTVTGAWFQVGGNTIAAIGTTRGFIGEENVEEPLVIVGGSLQALGYILQLIALKDSFEKQGMKVEETALSKEEQMKQRNKSLEKTGIELLALGNVSNVIGTFFNIQKEMEENDYLIITGNSLQSIGAFVGVEVALNEEPEIPWLIVVGNSLQTLGAGLQAFQGIHNISKENQMIEKNDREKEDERFVGLIGIWIQAIGTAVSAIGITQMIED
- a CDS encoding thioesterase domain-containing protein, giving the protein PHPFKSGERLYYTGDKASYLPDGDLRFHGRMDDQVKIRGFRIELGEVEATLQAHLSVKEAVVLVREDHPGDKRLVAYVVGEGSVNEWREHLKTHLPNYMVPAHFIEVDAIPLTTNGKVDRKALNSLTIQKESTFSTPIIPRDEIEYQLIRIWQDVLQIEDVHVNDDFFDRGGHSLLVIKLISKVREKFGKEIKVSALIENPTVEEIACLIRDNHGMEKSLSVLVPLQESEKRPFFCVHPFMGNVFCYIQLARLLKDHCSFYGLQNPLVEKEGMDGLTLSEVVQLYIEEMKRVQPEGPYRLGGWSLGGAIAYEIATILRNQGEEVEMLVLMDTKVPSEQDHKTEDDMLSYILKHFIHLDLVEQGEELVHQQDMLVDQLIVEGVLLPDADLTSLKQIINAHRKGLNLMAEHVLTPYFGEVIYFSAEEGRDLFTDWRPLLQGKVNKYSVPGSHEEIVFSPAVEKIAKCLVNELEGIEGAYLSLTTK
- a CDS encoding 4'-phosphopantetheinyl transferase superfamily protein — its product is MHAVKIPKNIDNDLFNQFSNLISNEKRERIKRLIKLDDINRILIGDLLVRSLICEKYKINNDEIKFVYNKHRKPFVKNFSDFHFNISHSGEWVVCITANSNVGIDIEKISEIDALKLAQEFFSEEEFHDLSNINSDEQISYFFDLWTLKESYIKTIGKGLYIPLNSFSIKKEAQNSISYKNIPRNFHFRQYNIEPNYKMSACATLDELPKEIIIKDIYIICQNINKF